A stretch of the Cryomorphaceae bacterium 1068 genome encodes the following:
- a CDS encoding autotransporter-associated beta strand repeat-containing protein, which translates to MLRFLLRTTSLLLLLFAVVEVQGQFSFSDNATNYGGSWTNGSNNGTGYNAWSITSGGGTAGTFIGDPAANGMGTIGIGSTAFGLFGHSGVFVNAVRFFGENGTNVSMQIGDQYSFYWAMNWDAGSGSKGFDLRAGGATVFNVNNGSSATITTTNGVADGAFGTSPMLVTLTRTSWTEYSFLMTRRSDGSTYSTTISSSQNIDNINIYIGAQPDPNGNRNIFFNDFSFIKAHNPYEIQSNVIEPRTLTGSSTLTKTGTDILTLDTDNPYTGVTTVSQGTLEISGNMASSEIIVNSGATLSIQGNVSINDLTINSGGTVIQNGFTLTVNGDINSSGTYDFNGGGSPLIVNGDLNIIDGNFSLSSNSGGDLQLTGDFNKTGGAFNCNNRQIQFNGTTDQTYQSNTSEEIDFFLNSNTAATLTILSDATVSDFGNNWIFGASSNTIISAGVTITHGDNAVFTANNGGALVQVFGTIRNAGGRGADYFSLASILIIESGGVYEHNMTRSVRTSLGEIPAATWSPGSLCLINGLTNPNNGVDFSSSSEEQPFSSFEWNCPAQSANVSLTGSTITTDSFTMTSTGTGGLGLGAGTSGTIDCTNYTQTGGTINFASGSGAGRILCSAQYSHTGGTLTETSSGSGLVEFDGTASQTVTSTGAVNNEVSFRVNNPVGINIQNGSTININADAFFYRTQGAVTTTGSGSILYQPDGRLSYDGIAAITTANGEFPLANGPSFLEINNAAGVSLHAGRALAGGLFFTDGLLSLGANDLELESGATILGSPSASSHVNTNGTGELVRVYGASESGIFGYPIGENGFAPVFLDLSNGGTPRDIGLRAVDGNHPDLNNPAAQTNYLSRYWVGSNSAGGSYSYDLTLGYETSDVNGTESLIKINRWNGTVWSHIGSTANTAANLLATDVTLDEVSEPISGTFELTGRVKPRELTETSDFDEFTTIEPTPSPEQSFDISGTALTGDVTITAPTGFSVSLTSGGPFTASVSITPPGGNLAATTVYVQLNGTTEGAFSGNLTLASPGLTSVQIPLIGTVLSPNTVIIDFDDVTKWNAGSSGNIDTYSNDHTYLDNDWEFTGGPARRRNTVDQDGVPSALDNTSWNLQNNSSVVWTATYSSDGTANSFGFKVRRWDDSPQPNFIVEYSTNGGSLYNTAIPVLNNTFLGNTSKWKTFNFNLPTPVTIGVNELIIRVSALSSTGHIFIDDFSFDVTPNSCAQPNLFFRSKNSGNWTNRGTWETSTTGLGGWSDAQCAPDSDASQEITIRNSHTVNVGSDIDFEFLIIENGGRLLHEGGDITMNPGTGPAEIVVESGGIYELDGGNEPIYNGGAEILVQSGGVLRISNAVGGISDAMAGDGSLDRVFYENDAVFEWNAIGSFATGNQDYFPNATLAEIPIFRLSQNVGTVGAGTATTVNGIFEANANISWQNSGIKTFRNGITGSGNVTQSASPACGTFRITGDAVLGGTGILSLNNNDLEIASGAIVDLTSDKTINSTGSTNPNITINGILNDNGFSIPGDYNSVTMSNGSEVNVENEFGFAGTGGTFANTSAIFNLADASVVDYQRAGAQEISGINYGDVVVRGLGLKSCDGLVETRGIAIAESASLGSEAGAELRVEHHFIFQSPATFDQSAYDELTLSMVSTIDASVNSWTDVRCLNFTANTSNDINLIGGFSQLEIKNSWDNEMTSSGVFTDNGIEIIVGGNAFVKGGVSNYNLTGTLRFVGEQSTQSLQGSTSTAQVFAEINELVVSGGPNPPNVNIPTSSGITVKGDVTIAEGTLAMGSGILTLGGNWTNYNQSGFSEGISRVLFNGTGFQDITCPGGEVFSSMTTINADPTGGIRLQDGLSLTGINSNILDMISGSIIDIQDHTLAINGSNGGAAGTNLRVNDGLCTILSTNPSVDSRVLIQNGTKEVLSVNGGSLQLENPLTVRLESGLNCGTPDITTVSGVLEIANGGFIETNPPVYTPISSRLRYVATPNYTKGSEWNATSGQGFPNDVEVRGTNLSMNINTPHETARHLQISEGGTLNIGNNGGTGNLTIGGNVEIGTTGTGNLILGNNFGGDLFVKENFSLLSGTFNPNDREVIMINGASSTSSISGVLTFDFLAVNFTGGTVSVTDNLTINNRLRLTEGAFDFTTSNANLIMEDNSKILREATSSTIDKEPLVVGSDQYDIEYTGTMTSSFEFSSDVDAVDELFLNGASGSISVALNDDRTFNGDLRMVNSTLDLGNNTLSAAENVAGAGAFDAQIIVDGVDTCRVTGSPSSVFQAIGTGGTDPGFRTKQVVSQNNTKLLFEEDVLVRIGNGGFDFGTGNPTKIDGILEVAGGGYAILNSCYYGNSSLLRFANGFSYVVDADDVTWDNGDIASGNPGIPYNVESSGDASTDLTLNSPRSLRNDLTITGSQFTLTTNSGTFEIGGDWNRSGATSAFNPTGQEVIFNGTESQTINTFGGVASEVFFKLTFANTGVKTLQEDVTVLDELKIESNGNLNINGQELFLGGNWNNLAGESAVTETGTVHFVGSEVQTISSVGEEVFDDIVIQNTSELAEGVQLVSDIRINGNADFLGGIIHPLGGEEVIFGSNVLPSGGALNSYVNGVVRKDGFASTVGIFPVGYFEVVSPGDTVSVWSPAGIIASSTNAALEFSIEYIHQNYLPGTSFPSNPPPLGPGLVSASTCNYWEVNRFGPAIDAQLQLQWKDSTTCYDIQDPADLRVARWNGSEWEDVGGSGIAPIPYTVGAVTSGTISSFSPFTIATSNTTNVLPITLLSFQAEVKDDLVHTNWITASEINNDFFTVERSKDGSSWEEVGTVEGAGDSNTELAYAFVDDAPYSGISYYRLRQTDFDGTTTVSEIRAVEILQGSDFGLDKVYRGQDGLNLVYRSTAPYVVVEIYDLLGKRIHGELLENYGNGFATIHPDLARGAYVLKLSHGSEMDTEKFVW; encoded by the coding sequence ATGCTTAGATTTTTATTGCGAACTACATCATTGTTACTTCTTTTGTTTGCGGTCGTTGAGGTGCAAGGGCAATTCAGTTTTTCTGATAATGCAACCAACTACGGCGGTAGCTGGACGAATGGCTCAAACAACGGTACAGGATACAATGCTTGGTCCATCACATCCGGTGGAGGAACAGCAGGAACATTTATAGGGGACCCGGCGGCAAATGGAATGGGTACAATAGGGATTGGATCAACTGCCTTTGGATTATTTGGTCATTCTGGAGTTTTCGTTAATGCCGTTAGATTCTTTGGTGAAAACGGCACGAACGTTTCAATGCAAATCGGTGACCAATACAGCTTTTATTGGGCTATGAATTGGGATGCAGGAAGTGGAAGCAAAGGGTTTGATTTGAGAGCAGGAGGAGCAACTGTCTTCAATGTAAATAACGGAAGCTCTGCAACTATCACAACCACTAATGGGGTAGCTGATGGTGCATTTGGTACGAGCCCAATGTTGGTAACTCTGACCAGAACAAGTTGGACAGAATATTCTTTTTTAATGACCAGAAGAAGTGATGGCTCCACTTACTCTACCACCATTTCGAGTTCTCAAAACATTGACAATATCAATATTTACATTGGTGCTCAACCTGATCCTAACGGAAATCGAAACATTTTCTTCAATGATTTTTCGTTCATCAAGGCTCATAATCCATACGAGATTCAATCCAATGTAATAGAGCCTCGCACCTTAACTGGCTCGTCAACTTTAACTAAAACAGGTACGGATATTCTAACATTAGATACTGACAATCCATACACGGGTGTAACAACAGTATCTCAAGGAACGCTCGAGATTTCGGGAAACATGGCCAGCTCCGAAATCATCGTGAACAGTGGAGCTACTTTAAGTATCCAAGGGAATGTTTCCATCAATGACCTCACCATAAACTCGGGAGGCACGGTAATTCAAAACGGATTTACACTCACTGTCAATGGTGATATTAATTCTTCGGGAACCTACGATTTCAATGGCGGTGGCTCACCACTCATCGTAAACGGGGACTTAAATATCATCGATGGCAACTTTAGTCTCAGCTCAAATTCAGGAGGTGATCTTCAACTTACAGGTGATTTTAACAAAACGGGAGGAGCATTCAACTGCAACAACAGGCAAATTCAATTTAACGGAACGACGGATCAAACATACCAAAGCAATACTTCAGAGGAAATTGATTTTTTTCTGAATAGCAATACCGCAGCCACTTTGACCATTCTTTCTGACGCCACTGTTTCGGATTTCGGTAACAACTGGATTTTTGGTGCTTCGTCAAACACCATTATTTCAGCGGGAGTAACGATTACCCATGGAGATAATGCTGTTTTCACAGCAAACAATGGTGGAGCGTTGGTTCAAGTTTTCGGAACGATAAGAAATGCAGGAGGTCGGGGTGCCGATTATTTTTCGCTCGCTTCCATACTGATCATTGAGTCGGGAGGTGTATACGAACACAACATGACGCGATCGGTAAGAACCTCCCTGGGAGAGATCCCCGCAGCTACATGGAGCCCGGGCTCACTCTGTCTAATAAATGGCCTCACCAATCCGAATAACGGGGTAGATTTCTCCTCGAGTTCTGAAGAACAGCCTTTTTCTTCTTTCGAATGGAATTGCCCGGCTCAATCAGCCAATGTTAGCCTTACAGGAAGTACCATAACCACAGACAGTTTTACTATGACCTCGACGGGGACGGGGGGGCTCGGTCTTGGAGCTGGTACAAGCGGAACTATAGATTGCACAAATTATACTCAGACTGGCGGAACGATCAATTTCGCCTCAGGCTCAGGCGCCGGCCGAATTTTATGCTCCGCGCAGTACTCGCACACGGGAGGTACTCTAACTGAAACCAGCTCCGGATCGGGTTTGGTTGAATTTGACGGAACGGCTTCTCAGACAGTTACTTCTACAGGCGCGGTTAATAATGAGGTGAGCTTCCGAGTAAACAACCCGGTTGGAATCAACATTCAAAACGGAAGCACGATAAACATCAATGCTGATGCTTTTTTCTACCGAACGCAAGGAGCCGTAACTACCACAGGATCAGGAAGCATTTTATATCAGCCCGACGGAAGACTGTCTTACGATGGCATTGCTGCAATAACTACAGCAAACGGAGAATTTCCTTTGGCAAATGGTCCTTCCTTTTTAGAAATAAACAATGCAGCAGGAGTCTCATTACATGCCGGTAGAGCGCTGGCAGGTGGGCTCTTCTTCACGGATGGCCTCCTATCGTTGGGTGCAAATGACTTGGAATTGGAATCAGGTGCAACAATATTAGGCTCCCCTTCCGCTAGCTCTCATGTAAACACTAATGGAACAGGAGAGTTGGTTAGAGTCTATGGAGCATCTGAGTCTGGAATTTTCGGATACCCAATTGGAGAAAATGGTTTTGCACCCGTATTTCTCGATCTTTCCAACGGAGGTACGCCTCGTGATATTGGTTTGCGAGCAGTTGATGGAAATCACCCTGACCTCAACAATCCCGCTGCACAAACAAATTACCTCTCCAGATATTGGGTAGGATCTAATTCGGCTGGCGGGAGTTATTCATACGACCTTACTCTTGGGTACGAGACCTCAGATGTAAACGGAACAGAGTCCCTGATTAAAATAAACCGATGGAACGGAACTGTTTGGAGTCATATTGGATCTACCGCCAACACGGCTGCCAACCTCCTTGCTACTGATGTAACCCTCGACGAGGTCTCTGAACCCATCAGCGGAACTTTCGAATTAACCGGTCGAGTTAAACCGAGAGAACTTACAGAAACTTCGGATTTTGATGAGTTTACTACCATAGAACCAACGCCCTCCCCTGAGCAGAGCTTTGATATTTCGGGAACCGCTCTAACGGGGGATGTAACCATTACAGCGCCCACTGGATTTTCTGTTTCATTGACTAGCGGAGGACCGTTTACCGCTTCCGTGAGTATCACTCCACCCGGAGGTAACCTTGCCGCAACCACAGTCTACGTTCAACTCAATGGAACCACGGAAGGAGCGTTTTCAGGCAATTTAACACTGGCGTCTCCTGGACTTACCTCCGTGCAGATTCCTTTGATCGGAACGGTATTGAGTCCGAATACGGTGATTATTGATTTTGATGATGTTACTAAATGGAATGCGGGTAGCAGTGGAAACATAGATACTTATTCCAATGACCACACTTACTTAGATAATGATTGGGAATTTACCGGAGGGCCTGCAAGGAGAAGAAATACTGTTGATCAAGATGGAGTTCCATCTGCCCTGGATAATACGAGTTGGAATTTACAAAACAACTCTAGTGTTGTATGGACAGCAACATACTCTTCCGATGGAACTGCAAACTCTTTCGGTTTTAAAGTTCGCAGGTGGGATGATTCTCCTCAACCAAATTTCATTGTAGAATATAGCACGAATGGAGGCTCATTATACAACACAGCTATACCAGTTTTAAATAATACATTTTTAGGCAACACTTCGAAATGGAAAACCTTCAATTTTAATCTTCCGACTCCAGTCACTATTGGTGTTAACGAACTAATCATTCGTGTTTCTGCATTGTCAAGTACAGGACACATTTTTATCGATGATTTCTCATTCGATGTGACACCCAATAGCTGTGCGCAGCCCAACTTATTCTTTAGAAGCAAGAACTCAGGAAATTGGACCAATCGTGGAACTTGGGAAACCAGCACCACGGGTCTGGGAGGATGGAGCGATGCCCAATGTGCGCCCGACTCTGATGCTTCCCAGGAAATAACTATCCGAAATAGCCACACCGTAAATGTAGGTTCGGATATTGATTTCGAATTTTTAATTATTGAAAATGGTGGTAGACTCCTTCACGAAGGTGGCGATATAACGATGAATCCAGGCACTGGGCCAGCGGAAATAGTGGTAGAAAGTGGTGGGATCTATGAACTCGACGGAGGCAATGAACCCATTTATAATGGAGGAGCAGAGATACTGGTTCAGTCAGGAGGTGTGCTCCGCATTTCTAATGCGGTGGGTGGAATATCTGACGCAATGGCTGGTGATGGTAGCTTGGATCGGGTATTCTATGAAAACGATGCCGTTTTTGAATGGAATGCCATCGGATCATTTGCAACAGGCAACCAAGATTATTTTCCCAATGCCACACTAGCTGAAATTCCGATTTTTAGGCTCTCGCAAAATGTAGGTACAGTAGGTGCAGGAACGGCCACCACCGTAAATGGAATTTTTGAAGCTAATGCAAACATCTCTTGGCAAAATAGTGGCATAAAAACCTTCAGAAACGGCATTACTGGAAGTGGAAACGTCACTCAGTCCGCCTCACCTGCATGCGGTACTTTCAGAATTACGGGAGATGCTGTGTTAGGTGGAACAGGAATTCTGAGCCTTAATAACAATGATTTAGAAATTGCTTCAGGTGCTATAGTTGATTTAACCTCTGATAAAACGATCAATTCAACAGGTTCGACCAATCCCAACATCACGATAAACGGAATACTCAACGACAATGGCTTCTCCATTCCGGGAGACTACAATTCCGTTACCATGAGCAATGGTTCAGAGGTTAATGTTGAAAATGAGTTTGGCTTCGCAGGTACAGGTGGAACTTTCGCCAACACATCTGCTATCTTTAATTTGGCTGATGCTTCGGTAGTCGATTATCAACGAGCAGGAGCCCAAGAGATCAGCGGCATCAATTATGGAGATGTCGTTGTGAGAGGCTTGGGACTGAAATCATGCGACGGGTTGGTAGAGACAAGAGGAATTGCAATTGCCGAGTCTGCCTCACTAGGTTCCGAGGCAGGTGCCGAGCTCAGGGTTGAACACCACTTCATTTTCCAGTCGCCTGCTACATTTGATCAATCTGCTTACGATGAATTGACTTTGTCAATGGTCAGCACAATCGATGCGTCAGTAAATTCATGGACGGACGTTCGTTGCCTCAATTTCACAGCTAATACTTCAAACGACATAAATCTCATCGGTGGATTTTCGCAGCTAGAGATCAAGAACAGTTGGGACAACGAAATGACTTCAAGTGGGGTATTTACCGATAATGGAATTGAAATAATCGTTGGAGGTAATGCTTTTGTGAAAGGTGGCGTGTCAAACTACAACCTAACAGGAACACTTCGTTTCGTCGGAGAGCAGAGCACTCAATCATTACAAGGAAGTACATCTACAGCCCAAGTATTTGCCGAAATAAATGAACTCGTGGTGAGCGGCGGGCCAAATCCTCCGAATGTGAATATCCCCACAAGCTCAGGAATTACCGTGAAGGGAGACGTCACCATTGCTGAAGGAACATTAGCCATGGGTTCAGGTATTCTGACACTCGGAGGAAACTGGACCAATTACAATCAAAGTGGATTTTCCGAAGGAATTTCGAGGGTTTTATTCAACGGTACCGGTTTCCAAGACATTACTTGCCCTGGAGGCGAAGTATTTTCCAGCATGACCACTATCAATGCAGACCCTACTGGTGGAATAAGACTTCAAGATGGACTCAGCCTAACCGGAATAAACTCAAATATTCTCGACATGATTTCGGGATCAATAATCGATATCCAAGATCATACTCTGGCTATTAATGGATCAAATGGAGGGGCTGCCGGCACAAATCTTCGGGTCAATGACGGGCTTTGCACCATTCTATCTACCAATCCATCAGTGGATAGTAGAGTCCTTATTCAAAATGGAACGAAAGAGGTGCTATCAGTAAATGGCGGTAGTCTTCAATTGGAAAATCCTTTAACGGTGCGACTAGAGTCAGGTCTTAACTGTGGAACACCAGATATAACAACTGTATCAGGAGTTTTAGAAATTGCCAATGGTGGTTTTATTGAAACCAATCCTCCGGTCTACACCCCTATTTCATCCCGTTTACGCTACGTTGCCACACCAAATTATACAAAAGGAAGTGAATGGAATGCTACTTCCGGACAGGGTTTTCCCAATGATGTTGAGGTAAGAGGAACAAACCTAAGTATGAACATAAATACGCCCCATGAAACAGCGAGACATCTGCAAATATCTGAAGGCGGTACGCTTAACATCGGTAACAACGGGGGAACCGGAAACCTTACAATAGGAGGGAATGTCGAAATCGGTACTACCGGAACGGGAAATCTTATTTTGGGTAATAACTTCGGAGGAGACCTATTTGTAAAAGAAAATTTCTCTCTGCTATCAGGAACGTTTAACCCCAATGATAGAGAGGTGATTATGATTAATGGAGCCTCTTCAACTAGCTCCATTTCCGGTGTCCTTACATTTGATTTTCTTGCGGTAAACTTCACAGGCGGTACCGTGAGTGTAACAGATAACCTGACCATTAATAATAGATTAAGGCTTACTGAAGGTGCCTTCGATTTTACGACAAGTAATGCCAACCTTATCATGGAGGATAATTCTAAAATCCTTCGTGAAGCTACCTCATCCACGATTGACAAAGAGCCATTGGTAGTTGGATCAGATCAATACGATATTGAATATACCGGCACCATGACCAGCTCGTTTGAGTTCTCATCAGATGTCGATGCTGTTGACGAGTTATTCCTGAACGGAGCTTCAGGATCGATATCGGTAGCATTGAATGACGATCGCACCTTCAACGGCGATCTTCGCATGGTGAATTCCACATTGGATTTAGGAAACAACACACTTTCGGCAGCTGAGAATGTAGCAGGTGCTGGTGCTTTTGATGCGCAAATCATTGTGGATGGAGTTGACACTTGTCGTGTAACGGGATCTCCGAGTAGCGTTTTTCAAGCTATTGGTACAGGTGGAACTGACCCTGGATTTAGAACGAAGCAAGTGGTTTCCCAAAATAACACAAAACTACTTTTTGAGGAAGATGTACTAGTCAGAATTGGAAACGGAGGCTTTGATTTTGGTACAGGCAATCCAACCAAGATCGACGGAATACTTGAGGTAGCCGGAGGTGGGTACGCCATCCTCAATTCTTGTTATTACGGAAATTCATCATTACTTCGTTTCGCAAACGGTTTCAGCTATGTTGTCGATGCAGATGATGTAACTTGGGATAATGGAGACATTGCCTCAGGAAATCCAGGAATTCCATACAACGTAGAAAGCTCGGGGGATGCGAGTACTGACCTAACACTAAATAGCCCGCGTTCACTGAGGAACGATCTAACCATTACGGGAAGTCAGTTTACGCTCACGACGAACTCAGGGACATTCGAAATAGGTGGAGATTGGAATCGATCAGGCGCAACGAGTGCATTTAACCCAACTGGGCAAGAGGTTATTTTCAACGGAACTGAAAGCCAGACCATTAATACTTTTGGAGGAGTAGCTTCAGAGGTATTCTTTAAATTGACTTTTGCTAATACAGGGGTGAAAACGCTTCAAGAAGACGTAACTGTTCTGGATGAGCTGAAGATTGAAAGCAACGGAAACCTCAACATCAATGGTCAGGAGTTATTCCTCGGTGGAAATTGGAACAATCTCGCGGGAGAAAGTGCAGTTACCGAAACGGGCACGGTTCATTTTGTAGGTTCTGAAGTTCAAACCATTTCAAGTGTGGGAGAAGAAGTTTTTGACGATATCGTGATTCAAAATACTTCAGAATTGGCGGAAGGCGTGCAACTGGTAAGTGATATCCGCATCAATGGCAATGCCGATTTCCTAGGAGGTATTATCCACCCGCTAGGAGGCGAAGAAGTAATTTTTGGAAGCAATGTCTTACCTAGTGGTGGAGCACTCAATTCTTATGTTAATGGAGTGGTTCGAAAAGATGGTTTTGCCAGCACTGTAGGTATTTTCCCAGTTGGATATTTTGAGGTCGTTAGCCCTGGTGATACCGTATCCGTTTGGAGCCCTGCGGGTATAATCGCATCATCAACCAATGCGGCACTTGAATTCAGTATTGAATACATACACCAAAACTATTTGCCTGGAACCAGCTTCCCAAGTAATCCTCCACCATTAGGTCCGGGATTAGTCTCGGCTTCGACTTGTAATTATTGGGAGGTCAATCGTTTTGGCCCTGCAATCGACGCTCAATTGCAGCTTCAATGGAAAGATTCTACAACGTGTTATGATATTCAGGATCCAGCTGACTTGAGAGTAGCACGATGGAATGGAAGCGAGTGGGAGGATGTAGGTGGTTCCGGTATCGCTCCTATTCCATACACCGTAGGAGCTGTGACCTCTGGAACAATCTCTTCGTTTAGTCCATTTACAATTGCTACATCAAATACAACAAATGTCCTCCCCATCACCCTCCTTTCCTTCCAAGCCGAAGTCAAGGACGATTTGGTTCATACCAACTGGATCACTGCTTCCGAGATCAACAATGACTTCTTTACCGTAGAACGATCCAAGGACGGTAGTTCTTGGGAAGAAGTGGGAACGGTAGAAGGTGCCGGTGATTCGAATACGGAGTTGGCTTATGCTTTTGTAGACGACGCCCCTTATTCGGGTATTTCCTACTATCGATTGCGTCAAACTGATTTTGACGGAACGACCACCGTAAGCGAGATTAGAGCAGTCGAGATTCTTCAAGGAAGCGACTTCGGTCTGGACAAAGTTTACCGTGGGCAGGACGGTCTCAACTTAGTTTACCGATCAACGGCGCCTTATGTAGTAGTAGAGATCTATGATCTACTCGGAAAGCGCATCCATGGTGAACTCCTAGAGAATTATGGAAACGGATTCGCTACGATTCATCCCGACTTGGCACGCGGAGCTTATGTACTGAAACTCTCACACGGGAGTGAAATGGATACTGAGAAGTTTGTTTGGTAG
- a CDS encoding DUF4399 domain-containing protein, which translates to MKKLFIPLIAFGLLTACGGNTETTEENVEVETMVDDHAGHDHGDEMSGPEMPAVPADSKIFFANMKNGDAVASPVYVEFGAEGIAVEPAGEVKEGYGHHHIIIDGDFIPMGEAVPADDTHIHYGGGQTGDTLNLSPGVHTLVLQFADGLHRSYGEALSAKIQVKILE; encoded by the coding sequence ATGAAAAAGCTGTTTATTCCCTTAATTGCCTTTGGCCTTTTGACCGCTTGTGGAGGAAATACCGAGACCACTGAAGAAAATGTAGAAGTAGAAACCATGGTGGATGACCACGCAGGTCACGATCATGGTGATGAGATGTCGGGTCCTGAAATGCCGGCGGTACCTGCGGACTCAAAAATTTTCTTTGCCAATATGAAAAATGGTGATGCCGTCGCATCTCCCGTTTACGTTGAATTTGGTGCAGAAGGCATCGCAGTAGAGCCAGCCGGTGAAGTGAAGGAAGGCTACGGACACCACCACATCATTATCGATGGCGACTTTATTCCTATGGGCGAGGCCGTTCCTGCTGATGATACGCACATTCACTACGGTGGTGGTCAGACGGGTGACACCCTTAACCTGTCTCCGGGGGTGCACACACTTGTTCTACAATTTGCCGATGGTTTGCACAGATCTTATGGCGAAGCCTTGAGCGCAAAGATTCAAGTGAAGATTTTGGAATAA